One Ancylobacter novellus DSM 506 genomic window, TGATGATGGTGGTGGCGACCGTGCTGGCCGAAGGCGCCGCCGCCGGCATTTCCGTCGCCACCTTCAAGCGGCTCGGGCGGATGCTGGCCTTCAACCCGATCCTGCTCGGCATCTATGCCGGCGCCATCGCCAAGGTGGTCGGCTATGTGCCGACCGGCGTGCTGGACCAGACGGTCGACATGCTCGCGGCCTCCGGCGTGCCCTGCGCGCTGGTCTCGCTCGGCCTCGCTTTGCACCGCTACCCGATCCGCGGCGACCTCGGCCCCGCCGTCGTCATCACCACGCTCAAGCTGGTGGTGCACCCGCTCATCGTCTACGCCCTGACGCGGGTGCTGCCCATGCCGCCGGTGTGGGCGGACGTGGCGGTGGTGTTCGCCGCCATGCCCTGCGGCATCAACGCCTATCTGCTGGCCCAGCGCCACCGGACCGGCGTCACCGCCTCGGCCAGCGCCGTGTCGCTGTCGACCGCCGCCAGCCTGTTCACCATCACGGCGTGGTTCCTGATCCTCGGGGTGAACTGAGGCGATTCACCTGCGTCGCGGCGTCATGCCCGGGCTTGGCCCGGGCATCCACGACTTGGGCCCGGCGCGACGCAGAAGACGTGGATGGCCGGGCCAAGCCCGGCCATGACAGTCCTCTTGCTCCCCCTCAATCCAGCTTCATGCAGTTGGCGTAGAAGGTCGTGGTCGCCGGCCAGTCGGAGAACACGCCGATGACGCCGATCTGCTTCGCCAGCACGTCGAGCAGGGCCAGCGTGTCGCCGTCGCGGTCGGTGATCGACTTGA contains:
- a CDS encoding AEC family transporter, which codes for MLAQLGAIALVVAPVFGLIGIGFLASLSGHLRERAAEGLSEYVFGLAVPVLIFKTLAEAALPQEGQPWGYWVAYFTGAFIVFAIGMVTAQRVFGRNHAEAVIQGFASGQANTVFVGVPLILQAFGPQGAVPLFLLIAVHLPVMMVVATVLAEGAAAGISVATFKRLGRMLAFNPILLGIYAGAIAKVVGYVPTGVLDQTVDMLAASGVPCALVSLGLALHRYPIRGDLGPAVVITTLKLVVHPLIVYALTRVLPMPPVWADVAVVFAAMPCGINAYLLAQRHRTGVTASASAVSLSTAASLFTITAWFLILGVN